A genomic region of Noviherbaspirillum sp. L7-7A contains the following coding sequences:
- a CDS encoding radical SAM protein, with the protein MNLTSLNFSIIVNWKPKGFGCAKACSYCSWSHSPLLPHGAQSAADISAFIRDCKKSFITISGGAEPLYRFDEYGSQLLEMIRTIKAHGFKVRVITREVQHVSKLRGIVDHFSVSLDADVLAQLPLYQGDWSDMDVEYSMVMPPLPTQELALLRPQYAAMRSQLGKRLVLRENLNSIYPVDLTQLSFGHSGIVFVPKALCLSSRYLSTIDCVGHDIVQDNEGLARYLMGNPDVYLFGGFVKHLANPVVHMEYGDIDAIALSEDVLETLRKQFAFTFKETSPNGAYPRYFLGKSTKAGKTIQLILMNSQADALRFIHSAQYDVDRIGYSDQQFYFDPVMGEGRIRQAINSKQVSLVPGLRDMGLFHTQRPQIEQRHKVKLLRKGFTIYDNHPNPFI; encoded by the coding sequence ATGAACTTAACATCCCTAAATTTTTCGATCATCGTCAACTGGAAGCCGAAGGGGTTTGGATGTGCCAAGGCCTGCTCATACTGTTCCTGGTCCCACTCTCCGCTTCTTCCGCACGGTGCCCAGAGCGCTGCAGACATCTCGGCTTTCATCCGCGACTGCAAGAAGTCGTTCATCACAATCAGCGGCGGTGCCGAACCGCTTTATAGGTTCGACGAGTATGGCAGTCAGCTGCTTGAGATGATTCGAACCATAAAGGCGCATGGCTTCAAGGTGCGGGTCATCACACGGGAGGTCCAGCATGTCAGCAAGCTCAGAGGCATTGTTGATCACTTCTCGGTCTCCCTGGACGCGGATGTACTGGCCCAGTTACCGCTATACCAGGGAGATTGGTCTGACATGGACGTTGAGTATTCGATGGTCATGCCGCCCCTTCCGACGCAAGAACTTGCCCTACTCCGGCCTCAGTACGCTGCCATGCGCAGCCAGCTAGGCAAGCGCCTTGTGCTGCGCGAAAACCTCAATAGCATCTACCCTGTCGACCTCACCCAGTTGTCATTCGGGCACAGCGGTATTGTGTTTGTCCCGAAGGCGCTGTGCCTCAGTAGCCGGTATCTATCCACGATTGACTGCGTCGGACACGACATCGTGCAGGATAACGAGGGATTGGCACGGTACCTGATGGGCAATCCTGACGTGTACCTGTTCGGCGGCTTCGTCAAGCATCTGGCCAATCCGGTCGTGCACATGGAGTACGGAGACATCGATGCCATTGCGCTGAGTGAGGACGTCCTGGAAACGCTCAGGAAACAATTCGCTTTCACGTTCAAAGAGACATCGCCAAACGGCGCCTACCCACGCTATTTCCTCGGCAAATCCACAAAGGCAGGAAAGACGATCCAGCTCATCCTGATGAACTCGCAGGCCGATGCACTCCGTTTCATCCACAGCGCCCAGTACGACGTGGACCGGATTGGATATAGCGACCAGCAGTTTTACTTCGATCCGGTTATGGGTGAAGGCCGCATACGCCAAGCCATCAACTCGAAACAGGTAAGCCTTGTCCCGGGCTTGCGAGACATGGGTCTCTTCCATACCCAACGCCCGCAGATCGAACAGCGGCACAAGGTCAAGCTGCTACGAAAGGGCTTCACCATTTATGACAACCACCCCAATCCATTTATCTAA
- a CDS encoding site-specific integrase has translation MAKNISITTNSDTNTGKSSKKVKFTNAICKQLAGPSIDSASKQTEYTDTVTSVKFMVSKGGRLRTWFMRYTYNGRKRAIRIGEFPFVTVEEARNQYIEYRAMLERNVDPQAASDVLKAMPTLREFAGGEYLPFAKENKRSANMDESKLRLHILPVLGDKRLCDITRYDLEMYLTKIAKSHSPATRNRHLSLLSRMLNLAVDWDRGLEKNPCNGLKKLRESSNVGRALKPEEIIRLQMALKDEPNRLAAAALTLLMYSGLRHMEVLTLRWEHVDLVEKQLFLPHTKAGKSRYVSLNEIAIDTLKAIKRVKDCPWVFPGKDPKKPMNNIRKAWVRALAGAKVKHARIHDLRHSFASAAARAGLSLYTIASMLGHHSQTTTQAYAHIANGPAMRKASMDAATMLSDNRSGS, from the coding sequence ATGGCAAAGAACATCAGCATCACAACCAACAGCGATACCAACACCGGCAAAAGCAGCAAAAAGGTGAAATTCACGAACGCAATCTGCAAGCAACTGGCGGGGCCTTCCATTGATTCGGCCTCAAAACAGACCGAGTACACCGACACAGTCACCAGCGTGAAATTTATGGTCTCAAAGGGGGGCCGCCTGCGCACGTGGTTCATGCGCTATACCTACAATGGCCGTAAGCGCGCCATCCGCATCGGGGAGTTCCCCTTCGTAACCGTGGAGGAAGCAAGGAATCAATACATCGAGTACCGTGCGATGCTGGAAAGGAATGTCGACCCACAGGCGGCAAGCGACGTGCTCAAAGCGATGCCGACGCTCCGCGAGTTTGCGGGAGGCGAATATCTGCCCTTCGCCAAGGAGAACAAGCGATCGGCCAATATGGACGAAAGCAAGCTTCGCCTTCACATCCTGCCCGTGCTCGGCGACAAGCGGCTGTGCGACATTACACGGTACGACCTGGAGATGTACCTAACAAAGATCGCGAAGAGCCACTCGCCCGCCACCCGCAACAGGCACTTATCCTTGCTCTCTCGTATGCTTAACCTAGCAGTCGACTGGGACAGGGGTCTCGAGAAGAACCCGTGTAACGGGTTGAAGAAGCTGCGTGAGTCGAGCAATGTCGGGCGGGCTCTCAAGCCTGAAGAAATCATAAGGCTGCAGATGGCCCTCAAGGACGAACCGAACCGGCTTGCGGCTGCTGCGCTGACGCTGCTGATGTACTCGGGGCTGAGGCACATGGAAGTGCTGACACTGCGCTGGGAGCATGTTGACCTCGTGGAGAAGCAGCTGTTTCTGCCCCACACGAAGGCCGGCAAGTCACGGTACGTGTCGTTAAACGAGATAGCGATCGATACGCTGAAGGCCATCAAGCGGGTGAAGGACTGTCCGTGGGTTTTTCCCGGAAAGGATCCTAAGAAGCCCATGAATAACATCCGGAAGGCGTGGGTGCGGGCGCTTGCTGGGGCAAAGGTGAAACATGCTCGAATTCACGACCTTCGACACAGCTTTGCATCCGCCGCCGCGAGGGCTGGCCTGAGCCTATACACCATCGCGTCCATGCTAGGACATCATAGTCAGACAACCACTCAAGCGTATGCACATATCGCTAATGGTCCGGCTATGCGGAAGGCTTCGATGGATGCGGCGACAATGTTGTCCGACAACCGGTCGGGGTCGTAA